In Mycolicibacterium alvei, a single window of DNA contains:
- a CDS encoding TolB-like translocation protein, whose translation MTAFNDLDDYFALPRVSGLAVSPDGSRLVTTVSTLNDKRTEFVSAIWELDPAGVEPARRLTQGAKGESAPVFTADADVLFLSVRPAEGDDTPPAALWRLPATGGEAFEVLAMPGGVTAAVSARAADATVVTTSCCRRRPGRRRQGTARGAQGHQGVGDPAHRLPGPALGSRPGAGPAHLFDLGMTRPGHRI comes from the coding sequence ATGACGGCCTTCAACGATCTCGACGACTATTTCGCGCTGCCCCGGGTGTCAGGTCTCGCGGTGTCGCCGGATGGTTCACGGCTGGTTACCACGGTCAGCACACTCAATGACAAACGCACCGAATTCGTCAGTGCGATATGGGAATTGGATCCTGCCGGAGTCGAACCCGCGCGTCGGCTGACCCAAGGGGCCAAAGGGGAGTCCGCTCCGGTGTTCACCGCGGACGCAGACGTGTTGTTCCTCTCGGTGCGTCCCGCAGAGGGGGACGACACACCGCCGGCGGCCCTGTGGCGGCTGCCGGCGACCGGTGGTGAGGCATTCGAGGTGCTGGCGATGCCCGGCGGCGTCACCGCGGCCGTGAGCGCCCGCGCCGCCGACGCCACCGTGGTGACCACGTCCTGCTGTCGTCGTCGACCGGGTCGACGACGACAAGGCACGGCGCGAGGCGCGCAAGGACACCAAGGTGTCGGCGATCCTGCACACCGGCTACCCGGTCCGGCACTGGGATCACGACCTGGGGCCGGACCAGCCCACCTCTTCGACCTGGGGATGACGAGGCCGGGCCACAGGATCTGA
- a CDS encoding transglycosylase family protein: MTIRRMLNRAFWLIAVSAGLMLTPLLGATATAGADTVNWDAIADCESGGNWSINTGNGHYGGLQFKPATWASNGGIGSPASASREEQIRVAENVLATQGIGAWPKCGARGGTPAGWRPAASTGCQAVRPGAVLGIFDLRRICTTFLDPLTAFGVPR; the protein is encoded by the coding sequence ATGACCATAAGAAGGATGTTGAACAGGGCGTTCTGGCTTATCGCAGTGTCGGCCGGGCTCATGCTCACACCCCTGTTGGGGGCCACGGCGACTGCCGGTGCGGACACGGTGAACTGGGATGCGATCGCCGACTGCGAGTCGGGCGGTAACTGGTCCATCAACACCGGCAACGGCCACTACGGCGGTCTGCAGTTCAAACCGGCAACCTGGGCCTCGAATGGCGGAATCGGATCGCCTGCCTCGGCGTCGCGTGAAGAGCAGATCCGCGTCGCCGAGAACGTCCTGGCCACCCAGGGGATCGGGGCCTGGCCGAAGTGCGGCGCCCGCGGTGGAACGCCGGCGGGCTGGCGGCCCGCCGCGTCGACCGGCTGCCAGGCCGTGCGTCCCGGCGCGGTGCTGGGGATCTTCGACCTGCGGCGGATCTGCACGACCTTCCTGGACCCTTTGACCGCGTTCGGTGTGCCGCGCTGA